Proteins co-encoded in one Cupriavidus nantongensis genomic window:
- a CDS encoding DUF2917 domain-containing protein, with translation MRELRTFELDQPGLPVSWRAGYGQTVCAAAGKLWVTVEGNPNDIWLEPGQELALPEGYRVWLSGDGTGARFTLAQTPAPWSMQRLAAWLRALRHRVTEHSTDAFGECPRIWALCR, from the coding sequence ATGCGCGAACTACGGACTTTCGAACTGGACCAACCCGGACTGCCGGTGAGCTGGCGTGCCGGTTACGGGCAGACCGTCTGCGCGGCGGCGGGCAAGCTGTGGGTGACGGTGGAAGGCAATCCCAACGATATCTGGCTGGAACCGGGCCAGGAACTGGCGCTGCCCGAGGGCTATAGGGTCTGGCTGTCCGGCGATGGTACGGGGGCGCGCTTCACGCTGGCGCAGACGCCCGCGCCGTGGTCGATGCAACGGCTGGCCGCGTGGCTGCGCGCGCTGCGGCATCGGGTGACCGAGCACAGCACCGATGCGTTCGGCGAATGCCCGCGGATATGGGCGTTGTGCCGGTAA
- the icmF gene encoding fused isobutyryl-CoA mutase/GTPase IcmF, with product MTDLSDVHDVRRGAPQPKPVQPGTGPVNKVRFVTAASLFDGHDASINIMRRILQSHGCEVVHLGHNRSVEEIVTAALQEDAQGIAISSYQGGHVEYFKYMVDLLRDKGGEHVQVFGGGGGVIVPDEIRELQAYGVARIYSPEDGQRMGLAGMIADMVQRCDLDLSRYAPASLDPVAAGDRRALAQLITALENGKADAALVAAMHAQAQRASIPVLGITGTGGAGKSSLTDELIRRFRLDQQDALSIAVISIDPSRRKSGGALLGDRIRMNAINHPNIFMRSMATREAGSEISQALPDAIAACKVAGFDLVIVETSGIGQGDAAIVPHVDLSLYVMTPEFGAASQLEKIDMLDFADFVAINKFDRKGAQDAWRDVAKQVQRNREQWHGKPEDMPVYGTQASRFNDDGVTMLYQGLREALAGHGLKVKAGTLPVLAGRISTGQNVIVPPARSRYLAELADTVRAYHRRVAEQSRIARERQQLREASRMLQAAQGDGAALDALAAERDSALGQVERKLLAMWPQMREAYSGDEYVVKIRDKEIRTGLVTTTLSGTKVRKVVLPRFDDDGEVLKWLMRENVPGSFPYTAGVFAFKRENEDPTRMFAGEGDAFRTNRRFKLVSQGMDAKRLSTAFDSVTLYGEDPHLRPDIYGKVGNSGVSIATLDDMKVLYDGFDLTSPSTSVSMTINGPAPTILAMFMNTAIDQQLDKFRADNGRDPTADEEAKIRAWVLQNVRGTVQADILKEDQGQNTCIFSTEFSLKVMGDIQEYFVHHQVRNFYSVSISGYHIAEAGANPISQLAFTLSNGFTYVEAYLARGMHIDDFAPNLSFFFSNGMDPEYSVLGRVARRIWAVTMRDKYGANERSQKLKYHIQTSGRSLHAQEIDFNDIRTTLQALIAIYDNCNSLHTNAYDEAITTPTGESVRRALAIQLIINREWGVAKCENPNQGSFLIEELTDLVEEAVLQEFERIAERGGVLGAMETGYQRGKIQEESLYYEQLKHDGTLPLIGVNTFRNPDGDPVPQKLELARSSEAEKQSQLERLQAFQQAHADEAPAMLQRLRQAVIDNQNVFAVLMDAVRVCSLGQITHALFEVGGQYRRNM from the coding sequence ATGACCGACCTTTCCGATGTCCATGATGTGCGCCGCGGCGCGCCCCAGCCCAAGCCGGTGCAGCCCGGCACCGGCCCGGTCAACAAGGTGCGCTTCGTCACCGCCGCATCCCTGTTCGACGGCCACGACGCGTCGATCAACATCATGCGCCGCATCCTGCAGTCGCACGGCTGCGAGGTGGTCCACCTCGGCCACAACCGCTCGGTCGAGGAGATCGTGACCGCCGCGCTGCAGGAAGACGCGCAGGGCATCGCGATCTCCAGCTACCAGGGCGGCCATGTCGAGTACTTCAAGTACATGGTCGACCTGCTGCGCGACAAGGGCGGCGAACACGTGCAGGTCTTCGGCGGCGGCGGCGGCGTGATCGTGCCCGACGAGATCCGCGAACTGCAGGCCTACGGCGTGGCCCGCATCTACAGCCCCGAGGACGGCCAGCGCATGGGCCTGGCCGGCATGATTGCCGACATGGTGCAGCGCTGCGACCTCGACCTGAGCCGCTATGCGCCCGCCTCGCTCGATCCCGTCGCCGCCGGCGACCGCCGCGCGCTGGCGCAGCTGATCACCGCGCTCGAGAACGGCAAGGCCGATGCGGCGCTGGTGGCGGCGATGCATGCCCAGGCGCAGCGGGCATCAATCCCCGTGCTCGGCATCACCGGCACCGGCGGCGCCGGCAAGTCGTCGCTGACCGACGAGCTGATCCGCCGTTTCCGCCTCGACCAGCAGGACGCGCTGTCGATCGCCGTGATCTCGATCGACCCGTCGCGGCGCAAGTCGGGCGGTGCGCTGCTGGGCGACCGCATCCGCATGAACGCGATCAACCACCCCAACATCTTCATGCGCTCGATGGCGACGCGCGAGGCCGGCTCCGAGATCTCGCAGGCGCTGCCTGATGCGATCGCCGCGTGCAAGGTGGCGGGCTTCGACCTGGTGATCGTCGAGACCTCGGGCATCGGCCAGGGCGACGCCGCCATCGTGCCGCACGTCGACCTGTCGCTGTACGTGATGACGCCCGAGTTCGGCGCCGCCAGCCAGCTCGAGAAGATCGACATGCTCGACTTCGCCGACTTCGTCGCCATCAACAAGTTCGACCGCAAGGGTGCGCAGGATGCCTGGCGCGACGTGGCCAAGCAGGTGCAGCGCAACCGCGAGCAGTGGCACGGCAAGCCCGAGGACATGCCGGTGTACGGCACCCAGGCGTCGCGCTTCAACGACGATGGCGTCACCATGCTGTACCAGGGCTTGCGCGAGGCGCTGGCCGGACATGGCCTGAAGGTGAAGGCGGGCACGCTGCCGGTGCTGGCCGGGCGCATCTCCACCGGCCAGAACGTGATCGTGCCGCCGGCGCGCAGCCGCTACCTGGCCGAGCTGGCCGACACCGTGCGTGCCTACCACCGCCGCGTCGCCGAGCAGAGCCGCATCGCTCGCGAGCGCCAGCAGCTGCGCGAAGCCAGCCGCATGCTGCAGGCCGCGCAGGGCGACGGCGCCGCGCTGGACGCGCTGGCCGCGGAGCGCGACAGCGCGCTGGGCCAGGTCGAGCGCAAGCTGCTGGCAATGTGGCCGCAGATGCGCGAGGCCTACAGCGGCGACGAATACGTGGTGAAGATCCGCGACAAGGAGATCCGCACCGGGCTGGTCACCACCACGCTGTCGGGCACCAAGGTGCGCAAGGTGGTGCTGCCGCGCTTCGACGACGACGGCGAGGTGCTGAAGTGGCTGATGCGCGAGAACGTGCCCGGCAGCTTCCCGTACACCGCCGGCGTGTTCGCGTTCAAGCGCGAGAACGAAGACCCCACGCGCATGTTCGCCGGCGAAGGCGATGCCTTCCGCACCAACCGGCGCTTCAAGCTGGTGTCGCAGGGCATGGATGCCAAGCGCCTGTCGACCGCGTTCGACTCGGTCACGCTGTACGGCGAAGACCCGCACCTGCGCCCCGATATCTACGGCAAGGTGGGCAACTCGGGCGTGTCGATCGCCACGCTCGACGACATGAAGGTGCTGTACGACGGCTTCGACCTGACCAGCCCGAGCACCTCGGTGTCGATGACCATCAACGGCCCGGCGCCGACCATCCTGGCGATGTTCATGAACACCGCCATCGACCAGCAGCTCGACAAGTTCCGCGCCGACAACGGCCGCGATCCCACCGCCGACGAAGAGGCCAAGATCCGCGCGTGGGTGCTGCAGAACGTGCGCGGCACGGTGCAGGCCGATATCCTGAAGGAAGACCAGGGCCAGAACACCTGCATCTTCTCCACCGAGTTCTCGCTCAAGGTGATGGGCGATATCCAGGAGTACTTCGTGCACCACCAGGTGCGCAACTTCTACTCGGTGTCGATCTCGGGCTACCACATCGCCGAGGCCGGCGCCAACCCGATCTCGCAGCTGGCGTTCACGCTGTCCAACGGCTTCACCTATGTGGAAGCGTACCTGGCGCGCGGCATGCATATCGACGATTTCGCGCCCAACCTGTCGTTCTTCTTCTCCAACGGCATGGACCCCGAGTACAGCGTGCTGGGCCGCGTCGCGCGCCGCATCTGGGCCGTGACCATGCGCGACAAGTACGGCGCCAACGAGCGCAGCCAGAAGCTGAAGTACCACATCCAGACCTCGGGGCGCTCGCTGCATGCGCAGGAGATCGACTTCAACGATATCCGCACCACGCTGCAGGCGCTGATCGCGATCTACGACAACTGCAATTCGCTGCACACCAACGCCTACGACGAGGCCATCACCACGCCCACCGGCGAATCGGTGCGCCGCGCGCTGGCGATCCAGCTGATCATCAACCGCGAGTGGGGCGTGGCCAAGTGCGAGAACCCCAACCAGGGCAGCTTCCTGATCGAGGAGCTGACCGACCTGGTGGAAGAGGCGGTGCTGCAGGAGTTCGAGCGCATCGCCGAGCGCGGCGGCGTGCTGGGCGCGATGGAGACCGGCTACCAGCGCGGCAAGATCCAGGAGGAATCGCTCTACTACGAGCAGCTCAAGCACGACGGCACGCTGCCGCTGATCGGCGTGAACACCTTCCGCAATCCGGACGGCGACCCGGTGCCGCAGAAGCTGGAACTGGCGCGTTCCAGCGAGGCCGAGAAGCAGAGCCAGCTCGAGCGCCTGCAGGCATTCCAGCAGGCTCATGCCGACGAAGCCCCGGCGATGCTGCAGCGGCTGCGCCAGGCGGTGATCGACAACCAGAACGTGTTCGCGGTGCTGATGGACGCGGTGCGGGTCTGCTCGCTGGGGCAGATCACGCATGCGCTGTTCGAGGTCGGCGGGCAATACCGGCGCAATATGTAG
- a CDS encoding HIT family protein, with amino-acid sequence MDTQYSPNNIFAKILRGEMPCIKVYEDDDTIAFMDIMPQADGHTLVVPKEAAVNLFDLSERGAQAAIVATQRVARAVRAAFNPDGISIGQFNGAAAGQTVPHIHFHIVPRYNDQSLRGHARDMQEPEVLKGHAERIIAALREQAP; translated from the coding sequence ATGGACACCCAGTACAGCCCGAACAACATCTTTGCCAAGATCCTGCGCGGCGAAATGCCGTGCATCAAGGTGTACGAGGACGACGACACCATCGCCTTCATGGACATCATGCCGCAGGCCGACGGCCATACGCTGGTGGTGCCCAAGGAAGCCGCGGTCAACCTGTTCGACCTGTCGGAGCGCGGCGCCCAGGCCGCCATCGTCGCCACCCAGCGCGTGGCGCGCGCGGTGCGCGCGGCCTTCAACCCCGACGGCATCTCGATCGGCCAGTTCAACGGCGCCGCGGCGGGCCAGACCGTGCCGCACATCCATTTCCACATCGTGCCGCGCTACAACGACCAGTCGCTGCGCGGCCACGCGCGCGACATGCAGGAGCCGGAAGTGCTCAAGGGGCATGCCGAACGCATCATCGCGGCGCTGCGCGAGCAGGCGCCCTGA